From Lucilia cuprina isolate Lc7/37 chromosome 4, ASM2204524v1, whole genome shotgun sequence:
CTCAATGATAGTTTGGATATGGTGGCAAAATGTTTTATGGGTTAGAAttcaaaagatattttaaatttaagtttagcaAAAACTAacgtttttcatttttaattttttttagataaaagcCCTTTATTTACTAAATTAGCGGAATATTCGGAATCTAGTGCTCCACCAACTATATTACGCATGGATAATGATGATGTACAATTTGCTCATCTTTTACCCGATATCATAACCAATTTCAAACCTAAATTTGATGCATTTACTCTTAATAATGAAGCTGTACGTTTGAGTCTCGAACAATTTCTTACTGATACTCAGCGTATAGCCAGTAATCAACTTAAACAACTTTTCGATTTGGTTACTCATATGAATTCTATTCAGGAAATAAAAACCGAAGCAAATAATCTAAAGAAACAACTCAATCTAAATGCTTTGACAACACAATTTCAATTAACTCAGTCACTTGATTTCTATGAACTACGTTATGTTCCTTTAATAAATCAAAGAATACGTAATATTATAAACGATAGCTGGTTTAAAACTATTAATGAAATCTCAACAAATCtagaaaattgtgtaaaacaaccggaaattgtaaatattaagaaCTATTCATTGTGGCAAGAATTTCCTACAGATTTACCCAAAAGTTTAGATCAGGCTTTAAATGAtgatttgaaaatgaaaaaattacatatgaAATCAAAGGGCTATAAcgatgaaattataaaaattgttacaaaatttgatgaaaatttatccgatattataaaagaaatgaaCGTTTTGCTAGAAGAGCCCACAGCTAAACTGGAAGATAAACAGGCTTTAGTGGAATTTCTCAAAGATACTGCTCAACAGCATATAACGGAATTCATAACAAAAGTAAAGAGTTTACAACTGGATATCAATGAACACCAGTCTTGGCTATTTGTTACACGTTGCAGTTGTGCTCTGATAGAACTTTGCCCACATTTGAAAATGTGTTTCTGCCAATCTACTAGTTGGCGTCAATTACTTGGCATAAGTAACTCAAGTGCAGCTATTGAACATTGGCAACGTATTTGTGGCTTAATGGAGGATGAAATCTATCAATTTTGGTTGCatattattaaaggtttattggAGGAATATAACTGTGAACGTTATTTGGCTAAAATCGATACGTGTAATGTTATGTTGGAAGATTTTACAGTAAGTTATGATTACATagtttgaattttttcaaaccATTCAGTAATATATGTGTTCTTGAttgaaaattagattttgtatacagtacaacatttaaaatacgtttttctcttttttcagcATTGGGAACAAATAACCCTCGACCAAAAAGACGATCAGGATATGCCAATACAATCAACATTCCGTGTTCCTACACAACCGCGTATTTCCTTGCAGTCTTATTTACAAATTCTTATTACCTCTCTCAAAGAAATCGTACCGGAGACTCTGCCCTCTAAAGTA
This genomic window contains:
- the LOC111690936 gene encoding conserved oligomeric Golgi complex subunit 1 isoform X2 → MATLNLLNLNVDTLFEQHSVVEIDSVHKKIQEVVENKREELRTMVGERYRDLLKAADTITAMQDSTKALITQVDNINGNCKNLNEQQLLGFKMETDSAGELKNRNANKQLNNYFSTMIQIKLLTSLPELIWSQLDREHYYAATELFIFSRHISTGLQLDSNNPIMQKLPVAKKQWEIIKPFHMTIKQQVMLALERENLGAELTIDCILSLLQLERCTLESALKTFLNLRCTAFLNCLNADSGRVKERILSSLRVLNDSLDMVAKCFMDKSPLFTKLAEYSESSAPPTILRMDNDDVQFAHLLPDIITNFKPKFDAFTLNNEAVRLSLEQFLTDTQRIASNQLKQLFDLVTHMNSIQEIKTEANNLKKQLNLNALTTQFQLTQSLDFYELRYVPLINQRIRNIINDSWFKTINEISTNLENCVKQPEIVNIKNYSLWQEFPTDLPKSLDQALNDDLKMKKLHMKSKGYNDEIIKIVTKFDENLSDIIKEMNVLLEEPTAKLEDKQALVEFLKDTAQQHITEFITKVKSLQLDINEHQSWLFVTRCSCALIELCPHLKMCFCQSTSWRQLLGISNSSAAIEHWQRICGLMEDEIYQFWLHIIKGLLEEYNCERYLAKIDTCNVMLEDFTHWEQITLDQKDDQDMPIQSTFRVPTQPRISLQSYLQILITSLKEIVPETLPSKVLHTFNQKLIDELLKHYHQLLNDHPTLTQNIALQLYFDIKFLQSSFNITREQKDQITSIQNAYKELIDPFDFELFASQLMTNIKRSVLRSNCLLGILTPLNIQTSQTGAVAQEKDPNVLSLCSSGSTSLWFPLLPVVTNTSNVATTSLDSKKVTLTESPKDYLFET